The following are encoded in a window of Streptomyces sp. 11x1 genomic DNA:
- the mmsB gene encoding multiple monosaccharide ABC transporter permease, whose translation MSTDVTAKSPAPAPPGGTGSATGGGLLQLMLDGMRRNMRQYGMLIALGLIVAFFAILTDGDLLLPRNVSNLVLQNSYILILAIGMMLVIVAGHIDLSVGSLTAFVGAFAAVLTVQHDIPWPLAVVLCLMAGAAAGAAQGFFIAYLGIPSFIVTLAGMLVFRGVTEILLEGQTLGPFPDGLQKMGNGFLPEAGPATNYHNITLLLGFTLIAFVVIQEVRDRKRQQEFALDVTPRNIFLLKLVAISAALLTVTMLLASYKGAPIILLVLGALVVGYGYLMRNAVFGRHIYAIGGNLPAAKLSGVKDRKVTFLVFVNMGVLAALAGLAIAARLNAASPKAGLSYELEAIASAFIGGASMSGGVGTVLGAIIGGLVLGVLNNGMNLLSVGTDWQQVIKGLALLAAVGFDVWNKRKSGS comes from the coding sequence ATGAGCACGGATGTGACCGCCAAGAGCCCGGCCCCGGCGCCGCCGGGCGGCACCGGATCGGCCACGGGCGGCGGCCTGTTGCAGCTGATGCTGGACGGTATGCGCCGCAACATGCGGCAGTACGGCATGCTGATCGCCCTCGGCCTGATCGTCGCCTTCTTCGCGATCCTGACCGACGGCGACCTGCTGCTGCCGCGCAACGTCTCCAACCTGGTCCTGCAGAACAGCTACATCCTGATCCTCGCGATCGGCATGATGCTGGTGATCGTCGCGGGCCACATCGACCTGTCGGTCGGTTCGCTCACGGCCTTCGTGGGCGCCTTCGCGGCGGTGCTGACGGTGCAGCACGACATACCGTGGCCGCTCGCCGTGGTGCTCTGTCTGATGGCGGGCGCGGCCGCGGGCGCGGCACAAGGGTTCTTCATCGCGTATCTCGGCATACCGTCGTTCATCGTGACCCTCGCCGGCATGCTCGTCTTCCGCGGTGTCACAGAGATCCTGCTGGAGGGCCAGACCCTTGGCCCGTTCCCCGACGGCCTGCAGAAGATGGGCAACGGCTTCCTGCCCGAGGCCGGTCCCGCGACCAACTACCACAACATCACCCTGCTGCTGGGCTTCACTCTGATCGCCTTCGTGGTCATCCAGGAGGTGCGTGACCGCAAGCGCCAGCAGGAGTTCGCCCTCGACGTGACGCCGCGCAACATCTTCCTGCTCAAGCTGGTCGCCATCTCGGCCGCGCTGCTCACCGTCACCATGCTGCTGGCCAGCTACAAGGGCGCGCCGATCATCCTGCTGGTGCTGGGCGCGCTGGTCGTCGGCTACGGCTACCTGATGCGCAACGCGGTCTTCGGCCGGCACATCTACGCGATCGGCGGCAACCTGCCGGCCGCGAAGCTCTCCGGTGTGAAGGACAGGAAGGTCACGTTCCTGGTCTTCGTCAACATGGGCGTGCTCGCGGCCCTGGCCGGTCTGGCGATCGCCGCCCGGCTCAACGCGGCCTCGCCGAAGGCGGGTCTGAGCTACGAGCTGGAAGCCATCGCCTCGGCGTTCATCGGCGGCGCGTCCATGAGCGGTGGTGTCGGCACCGTCCTCGGCGCGATCATCGGTGGTCTCGTCCTCGGCGTGCTGAACAACGGTATGAACCTTCTCAGCGTCGGCACCGACTGGCAGCAGGTCATCAAGGGCCTGGCCCTGCTGGCGGCCGTCGGCTTCGACGTGTGGAACAAGCGCAAGAGCGGTTCCTGA
- a CDS encoding mandelate racemase/muconate lactonizing enzyme family protein has translation MRITGISTHVVGTPWRNLTYVLVHTDEGLTGVGETRMLGHTDALLGYLHEAKTNHILGSDPFAVEDLVKRMKYGDYGRAGEIVMSGIAVIEMACWDIKGKALGVPVWQLLGGKVTDKVKAYANGWYTTERTPEAYHKAARGVMERGYKALKIDPFGTGHFELDHQQSLYAVSLIEAVRDAIGPDAELMLEMHGRFSPSTAVRLAKDLAPFKPAWLEEPVPPENLKALEKVAAKVDMPVATGERIHDRIEFRELFESQAVDIIQPDVGHIGGIWETRKLAATAETHYTLVAPHNVGGPVLTAASLQVGFTSPNFKILEHFNDFADADIKKVVSGAPEVVDGYFHLSDKPGLGVELDVDAAAEFPQQQARFDLWAEGWEQRKPKGTK, from the coding sequence GTGCGCATCACGGGAATCAGCACGCACGTGGTCGGGACGCCGTGGCGAAACCTGACCTACGTCCTCGTGCACACCGACGAGGGTCTCACCGGCGTCGGCGAGACCCGCATGCTGGGCCACACCGACGCGCTGCTCGGCTATCTGCACGAGGCGAAGACCAACCACATTCTCGGCTCCGACCCGTTCGCTGTCGAGGATCTGGTCAAGCGGATGAAGTACGGCGACTACGGGCGCGCCGGCGAGATCGTGATGTCCGGTATCGCCGTCATCGAGATGGCCTGCTGGGACATCAAGGGCAAGGCCCTCGGCGTGCCGGTCTGGCAGCTACTGGGCGGCAAGGTCACCGACAAGGTCAAGGCGTACGCCAACGGCTGGTACACCACCGAGCGCACGCCCGAGGCGTACCACAAGGCGGCGCGCGGGGTGATGGAGCGCGGGTACAAGGCGCTCAAGATCGACCCCTTCGGGACCGGCCACTTCGAGCTGGACCACCAGCAGAGCCTGTACGCCGTCTCGCTGATCGAGGCCGTGCGCGACGCCATCGGGCCGGACGCCGAGCTGATGCTGGAGATGCACGGCCGGTTCTCGCCCTCGACCGCCGTGCGGCTCGCCAAGGACCTGGCGCCCTTCAAGCCCGCGTGGCTGGAGGAGCCGGTGCCGCCGGAGAACCTGAAGGCGCTGGAGAAGGTGGCCGCCAAGGTCGACATGCCGGTGGCCACGGGTGAGCGCATCCACGACCGGATCGAGTTCCGGGAGCTCTTCGAGAGCCAGGCCGTGGACATCATCCAGCCGGACGTCGGCCACATCGGCGGCATCTGGGAGACCCGCAAGCTGGCCGCGACCGCCGAGACCCACTACACGCTGGTCGCGCCGCACAACGTGGGCGGCCCGGTGCTGACGGCGGCCTCCCTCCAGGTCGGCTTCACCTCCCCGAACTTCAAGATCCTTGAGCACTTCAACGACTTCGCGGACGCGGACATCAAGAAGGTCGTCTCGGGCGCCCCGGAGGTCGTGGACGGCTACTTCCACCTCTCCGACAAGCCCGGCCTCGGGGTCGAGCTGGACGTGGACGCGGCGGCGGAGTTCCCGCAGCAGCAGGCCCGCTTCGACCTGTGGGCCGAGGGCTGGGAGCAGCGCAAGCCCAAGGGGACCAAGTGA
- the mmsA gene encoding multiple monosaccharide ABC transporter ATP-binding protein: MAGPVLEMRSIVKTFPGVKALSDVTLTVRQGEVHAICGENGAGKSTLMKVLSGVHPHGSYEGEILFEGEVCEFKDIRASEQRGIVIIHQELALSPYLSLAENIFLGNEHAKGGFIDWRETLRHASQLLRRVGLDDHPETRVADIGVGKQQLVEIAKALSKKVKLLILDEPTAALNDEDSGKLLDLILELKKQGITSIIISHKLNEIRKVADSVTIIRDGKSIETLDVKAEETTEDRIISGMVGRDLDNRFPERTPHEPEVGAAPALEIRDWTVLHPIDQQRKVVDDVSISVRRGEIVGIAGLMGAGRTELAMSVFGRTYGRYAGGTVLKDGTEIRTKSVAEAVKHGIAYVTEDRKHYGLNLIDTINRNISLTALNKVAKRGVVDEHEERQVAERYRKTMNIKAPTVFEPVGKLSGGNQQKVVLSKWIFAGPDVLILDEPTRGIDVGAKYEIYTVIDKLAAEGKAVVFISSELPELLGMCDRIYTMAAGRLTGEFSRAEATQESLMRQMTKDKEVTR, translated from the coding sequence ATGGCGGGACCCGTCCTGGAAATGCGCTCGATCGTCAAGACCTTTCCCGGCGTCAAAGCGCTGTCGGACGTCACCCTGACCGTCCGCCAGGGCGAGGTCCACGCCATCTGCGGTGAGAACGGCGCCGGAAAGTCCACCTTGATGAAGGTGCTCTCCGGCGTCCATCCGCACGGCAGCTACGAGGGCGAGATCCTCTTCGAGGGAGAGGTCTGCGAGTTCAAGGACATCCGCGCGAGCGAGCAGCGCGGCATCGTCATCATCCACCAGGAGCTGGCGCTGTCGCCGTACCTCTCCCTGGCGGAGAACATCTTCCTCGGCAACGAGCACGCCAAGGGCGGGTTCATCGACTGGCGGGAGACCCTGCGGCACGCGAGCCAACTGCTGCGCAGGGTCGGTCTCGACGACCACCCGGAGACCCGGGTCGCCGACATCGGTGTGGGAAAGCAGCAGCTGGTGGAGATCGCCAAGGCGCTGTCCAAGAAGGTGAAACTGCTCATCCTGGACGAGCCGACCGCCGCCCTGAACGACGAGGACAGCGGCAAACTCCTCGACCTCATCCTGGAGTTGAAGAAGCAGGGCATCACCTCGATCATCATCTCCCACAAGCTCAACGAGATCCGCAAGGTCGCCGACTCGGTGACGATCATCCGCGACGGGAAGTCGATCGAGACCCTCGACGTCAAGGCCGAGGAGACCACCGAGGACCGGATCATCAGCGGCATGGTGGGCCGCGACCTCGACAACCGCTTCCCCGAGCGCACCCCGCACGAGCCGGAGGTGGGCGCGGCACCCGCCCTGGAGATCCGCGACTGGACCGTGCTCCACCCCATCGACCAGCAGCGCAAGGTCGTCGACGATGTGTCGATCAGCGTGCGGCGCGGGGAGATCGTCGGGATCGCGGGCCTCATGGGCGCCGGTCGCACGGAGCTCGCGATGAGCGTCTTCGGCCGGACCTACGGCCGCTACGCGGGCGGCACGGTCCTCAAGGACGGCACCGAGATCCGTACGAAGTCGGTCGCCGAGGCGGTCAAGCACGGCATCGCGTACGTGACCGAGGACCGCAAGCACTACGGCCTCAACCTGATCGACACGATCAACCGGAACATCTCGCTGACCGCCCTGAACAAGGTCGCCAAGCGGGGCGTCGTCGACGAGCACGAGGAACGCCAGGTCGCCGAGCGCTACCGCAAGACCATGAACATCAAGGCCCCGACGGTGTTCGAGCCGGTGGGCAAGCTGTCCGGCGGCAACCAGCAGAAGGTCGTCCTCAGCAAGTGGATCTTCGCCGGTCCGGACGTGCTGATCCTGGACGAGCCGACGCGTGGCATCGACGTCGGCGCCAAGTACGAGATCTACACGGTGATCGACAAGCTGGCCGCCGAGGGCAAGGCGGTCGTCTTCATCTCCTCCGAGCTGCCGGAGCTCCTCGGGATGTGCGACCGCATCTACACGATGGCCGCGGGGCGGCTGACAGGCGAGTTCTCGCGTGCCGAGGCCACGCAGGAATCGCTGATGCGCCAGATGACGAAGGACAAAGAGGTAACCCGATGA
- a CDS encoding extracellular solute-binding protein: MRHNARTIVAVTAALGLAAGLSGCGGDADAESGTVSLTVVATNYGDSVRKNSEGYWDRVALAFGAEHPGIEVNVQVHDPDVVDEKVAELVERGEAPDIVQTDSYSEYAARDLLYSADEVLSVPVQASFVRSLANAGEMDRAQYGMPFTASTRLLYYNKDLFAAAGLEPPTTWDELVADTRVLKARGVKYPIAVPLGPEEAEAETLTWLLAGEGGYTDSTNRYDIASAANVATLTWLKENLIGEGLTGPVPPGELNRSEAVDAFLTGEAAMVNAPLSLIRQIDDSSDSVPYGAVPLPSRDGDSTPTMGTADWVVAFRNDDHRAAIGEFLDFLYSDKYVTEQAAQYELLPVTTSAADAMRSDKAHKPLWNGLDTLQNLRLYPVAETNWSEVVTEIRRRIGKAVTPDGNPQEVLESIAKTAR; the protein is encoded by the coding sequence GTGCGCCACAACGCCCGGACGATCGTGGCGGTCACGGCCGCACTGGGACTCGCAGCCGGACTGTCCGGCTGCGGCGGCGACGCGGACGCGGAGTCGGGGACGGTGTCCCTGACGGTCGTCGCGACCAACTACGGCGACAGCGTCCGCAAGAACTCCGAGGGCTACTGGGACCGGGTGGCACTCGCATTCGGCGCCGAGCACCCGGGCATCGAGGTGAACGTCCAGGTCCACGACCCGGACGTGGTCGACGAGAAGGTCGCGGAACTCGTCGAGCGGGGCGAGGCACCGGACATCGTGCAGACGGACAGCTACTCCGAGTACGCCGCGCGCGACCTCCTCTACAGCGCCGACGAGGTGCTGTCGGTCCCGGTCCAGGCGTCCTTCGTACGGAGCCTTGCGAACGCCGGGGAGATGGACCGCGCCCAGTACGGCATGCCCTTCACCGCGAGCACCCGGCTGCTCTACTACAACAAGGACCTGTTCGCGGCGGCGGGCCTGGAGCCGCCGACGACGTGGGACGAACTCGTCGCCGACACACGGGTGTTGAAGGCGCGGGGCGTGAAGTACCCGATCGCCGTGCCGCTCGGCCCGGAGGAGGCGGAGGCCGAGACGCTGACGTGGCTGCTGGCCGGCGAGGGCGGCTACACCGACTCCACCAACCGCTACGACATCGCGTCCGCCGCCAATGTGGCGACGCTGACCTGGCTGAAGGAGAACCTGATCGGCGAGGGCCTCACCGGACCGGTCCCGCCCGGCGAGCTGAACCGGTCCGAGGCGGTCGACGCGTTCCTCACCGGTGAGGCGGCCATGGTCAACGCGCCGCTGTCGCTGATCCGCCAGATCGACGACTCCTCCGACTCCGTGCCCTACGGCGCCGTACCACTGCCGAGCCGCGACGGCGACAGCACGCCGACGATGGGCACCGCGGACTGGGTCGTCGCCTTCCGCAACGACGACCACCGGGCCGCCATCGGCGAGTTCCTCGACTTCCTCTACTCCGACAAGTACGTGACCGAGCAGGCCGCCCAGTACGAACTGCTGCCCGTCACCACGTCCGCCGCCGACGCGATGCGCTCCGACAAGGCCCACAAGCCCCTGTGGAACGGCCTGGACACCCTGCAGAACCTCCGCCTCTACCCCGTCGCCGAGACCAACTGGTCCGAGGTGGTCACGGAGATCCGCCGCCGCATCGGCAAGGCGGTGACCCCGGACGGGAACCCCCAAGAGGTGCTGGAGTCGATCGCGAAGACGGCGCGGTAG
- the chvE gene encoding multiple monosaccharide ABC transporter substrate-binding protein gives MRTRRAALAAIASAASLALTLSACGQSGEGGSKEEGGSTEGATIGISMPTKSSERWIADGDNVVKDLKSKGYKTQLVFGEDDPAKQVSQIENMITQGVKALIVAAIDNKSMNNVLQQAKDADIPVISYDRLILGTENVDYYASFDNEKVGELQGDYIVSKLGLKDGSKKGPFNIELFAGSNDDNNTRYFFNGAMNVLKPYIDKKQLVVKSGETDITKVTTLRWDGATAQRRMDDILTKDYKSGKVDAVLSPYDGISIGILSALKSDGYGSKDKPLPIVTGQDAEVASVKSIIADEQSMTVYKDTRELAKVASNMVDALLNDKKPETNDTETYDNGSKVVPAYLLEPVAVDKTNYQKVVVDSGYIKAGDLK, from the coding sequence ATGCGCACTCGCCGAGCCGCACTCGCCGCCATAGCCTCCGCCGCCTCGCTGGCCCTCACCCTCTCCGCCTGTGGCCAGAGCGGCGAGGGCGGCAGCAAGGAGGAGGGCGGCAGCACCGAGGGCGCCACCATCGGCATCTCGATGCCGACCAAGTCCTCCGAGCGCTGGATCGCCGACGGCGACAACGTGGTCAAGGACCTCAAGTCCAAGGGCTACAAGACCCAGCTGGTCTTCGGCGAGGACGACCCCGCCAAGCAGGTCTCCCAGATCGAGAACATGATCACGCAGGGCGTGAAGGCCCTGATCGTCGCCGCGATCGACAACAAGTCGATGAACAACGTGCTCCAGCAGGCCAAGGACGCCGACATCCCGGTCATCTCCTACGACCGGCTGATCCTCGGCACCGAGAACGTCGACTACTACGCCTCCTTCGACAACGAGAAGGTCGGCGAGCTCCAGGGCGACTACATCGTCTCGAAGCTCGGCCTCAAGGACGGCTCCAAGAAGGGCCCGTTCAACATCGAGCTCTTCGCCGGCTCCAACGACGACAACAACACCCGCTACTTCTTCAACGGCGCGATGAACGTCCTCAAGCCGTACATCGACAAGAAGCAGCTGGTCGTGAAGTCCGGCGAGACCGACATCACCAAGGTCACCACGCTGCGCTGGGACGGCGCCACCGCCCAGCGCCGCATGGACGACATCCTCACCAAGGACTACAAGAGCGGCAAGGTCGACGCCGTCCTCTCGCCGTACGACGGCATCTCCATCGGCATCCTCTCCGCGCTGAAGTCCGACGGCTACGGCTCCAAGGACAAGCCGCTGCCGATCGTCACCGGCCAGGACGCCGAGGTCGCCTCGGTGAAGTCGATCATCGCGGACGAGCAGTCGATGACCGTCTACAAGGACACCCGCGAGCTCGCCAAGGTCGCCTCGAACATGGTCGACGCGCTGCTGAACGACAAGAAGCCCGAGACCAACGACACCGAGACCTACGACAACGGGTCCAAGGTCGTCCCGGCCTACCTGCTTGAGCCGGTCGCCGTCGACAAGACCAACTACCAGAAGGTCGTCGTCGACTCCGGCTACATCAAGGCCGGCGACCTCAAGTAA
- a CDS encoding histidinol-phosphate transaminase gives MADNVTSLFRSTAAHSPSMAALTREGGDGVGPVDFCIPCNPYFPTPAMFDDMAGKLRDIITYYPSSADTITAELCNLLQLPPQCVAMGNGSTELITWIDHLLVRESLAVPVPTFGRWTDQPMETGKRVDMFPLQESSGFALDLAQYAEFIRARGTRVAVICNPNNPDGGFLHRHALVQFMDAMADLDLIVIDESFLEFADAESEPSTVQDAVMRPNVVVLRSLGKNFGLHGIRFGYLVANPALAGKIRSMLPKWNLNAFAEHVVFMLKNHGAEYMESLHQVRRDRLDMARQLSALPGLTVYPSQGNFLFVRLPVGAEGTVVRDRLLTEHRILVRECGNKVGSSSRFLRLVVRPQVDVRRLVSGLESVLYGSRRGAAVPELSTGTSYSSGTAAVDRLMGETSGTGMQNLAAQAMSMPTPAPASSMQFASPAPAPAPAPAPAPMPAAASPQFPSPAPAPMQFPAPAPVPAPAPMPTPVPMQAPMPAAPGAAMPAPGLQPVAQTGMPGLATGAQGRRAMGAAQGLTAAQVRGRTQPEPLEEPQGWPTAGAVYNQVG, from the coding sequence ATGGCCGACAACGTCACCTCGTTGTTCCGCAGCACTGCGGCGCACAGCCCCTCGATGGCTGCGCTGACACGTGAGGGCGGCGACGGGGTGGGTCCGGTGGACTTCTGTATCCCCTGCAACCCCTACTTCCCCACCCCGGCCATGTTCGACGACATGGCCGGCAAGCTGCGTGACATCATCACGTACTACCCGAGCAGCGCCGACACCATCACGGCCGAACTGTGCAACCTGCTCCAACTGCCGCCGCAGTGCGTGGCGATGGGCAACGGCTCGACCGAACTCATCACCTGGATCGACCACCTGCTCGTCCGGGAGTCCCTCGCCGTCCCCGTCCCCACCTTCGGCCGCTGGACCGACCAGCCCATGGAGACCGGCAAGCGGGTCGACATGTTCCCGCTCCAGGAGTCCAGCGGTTTCGCCCTCGACCTCGCGCAGTACGCCGAGTTCATCCGGGCCCGCGGCACCAGGGTCGCCGTCATCTGCAACCCCAACAACCCCGACGGCGGCTTCCTCCACCGGCACGCGCTCGTGCAGTTCATGGACGCGATGGCCGACCTGGACCTGATCGTCATCGACGAGTCCTTCCTGGAGTTCGCCGACGCCGAGTCCGAGCCGTCCACGGTCCAGGACGCGGTCATGCGGCCCAACGTGGTCGTGCTGCGCAGCCTCGGCAAGAACTTCGGCCTGCACGGCATCCGCTTCGGCTACCTGGTCGCCAACCCGGCGCTCGCCGGGAAGATCCGCTCGATGCTGCCGAAGTGGAACCTCAACGCCTTCGCCGAGCACGTGGTGTTCATGCTGAAGAACCACGGCGCCGAATACATGGAGAGCCTGCACCAGGTCCGCCGGGACCGGCTGGACATGGCCCGCCAGCTCTCCGCCCTCCCCGGGCTGACGGTCTACCCGTCGCAGGGGAACTTCCTCTTCGTGCGTCTGCCCGTGGGCGCCGAGGGCACCGTGGTCCGCGACCGGCTGCTCACCGAGCACCGGATCCTGGTCCGCGAGTGCGGCAACAAGGTCGGCTCGTCCAGTCGCTTCCTGCGACTCGTGGTCCGGCCCCAGGTCGACGTGCGTCGCCTGGTGTCCGGCCTGGAGTCGGTTCTCTACGGGTCCAGGAGGGGAGCCGCCGTACCTGAGCTGAGCACCGGGACCAGCTACAGCTCGGGTACGGCGGCCGTGGACCGGCTGATGGGCGAGACCAGCGGGACCGGCATGCAGAACCTCGCCGCGCAGGCGATGAGCATGCCGACCCCGGCCCCCGCGTCCTCCATGCAGTTCGCGTCCCCGGCGCCCGCACCCGCACCCGCGCCGGCGCCGGCCCCGATGCCCGCCGCCGCCTCCCCGCAGTTCCCGTCCCCGGCACCCGCCCCCATGCAGTTCCCGGCCCCGGCCCCGGTGCCCGCGCCGGCTCCCATGCCGACGCCGGTGCCCATGCAGGCCCCGATGCCCGCCGCACCGGGGGCCGCCATGCCGGCCCCCGGGCTCCAGCCCGTCGCCCAGACCGGTATGCCGGGTCTCGCGACCGGCGCTCAGGGCCGCCGCGCCATGGGCGCGGCCCAGGGCCTCACCGCCGCCCAGGTACGCGGCCGCACCCAGCCGGAGCCCCTGGAGGAGCCGCAGGGGTGGCCGACGGCGGGAGCGGTGTACAACCAGGTGGGGTGA
- a CDS encoding alcohol dehydrogenase catalytic domain-containing protein: protein MSSSPDAAAAVVIEAPGEHRLVPHEARPPEAGEALVRVHASGICGSDREVFQGNRPEGYVRYPLTPGHEWSGTVVEVGAGVPSTLVGCKVVGEGFRNCQVCDRCHAGETTLCSAGYEETGFTQPGAMATTLTLPARLLHVLPDDADLTAAALLEPAACIAAAALKANAVPGERVAVVGTGTLGMFAVQFLKAASPAELLVVGTRPDRAELSKRFGATDFRTKDQELPGDFDVVIETAGSADAARTAAALLRRGGRLVLTGIPAPGADGLDPTDLVVRQLEVHTVFGAAPDAWAHTVRVFGAGLLDPLPLVTHELPLAEFSQAIELVGSGDPTVGKVLLRP from the coding sequence GTGAGTTCCTCCCCCGACGCGGCAGCCGCCGTCGTCATCGAGGCGCCGGGCGAGCACCGTCTCGTCCCGCACGAGGCCAGGCCGCCGGAGGCCGGCGAGGCCCTGGTCCGGGTGCACGCCTCCGGGATCTGCGGCAGCGACCGTGAGGTCTTCCAGGGCAACCGGCCGGAGGGGTACGTCCGCTACCCGCTCACCCCGGGCCACGAGTGGTCCGGCACGGTCGTCGAGGTCGGCGCCGGGGTTCCTTCAACTCTTGTAGGATGCAAGGTAGTTGGCGAGGGTTTCCGCAACTGCCAGGTGTGCGACCGCTGCCACGCGGGCGAGACCACGCTGTGCTCGGCGGGGTACGAGGAGACCGGGTTCACCCAGCCCGGCGCGATGGCCACGACGCTCACCCTGCCCGCCCGTCTGCTGCACGTCCTGCCTGACGACGCGGATCTGACGGCGGCGGCGCTGCTGGAGCCGGCCGCGTGCATCGCGGCCGCCGCGCTCAAGGCGAACGCCGTTCCGGGTGAGCGGGTCGCCGTGGTGGGGACCGGGACGCTCGGGATGTTCGCCGTTCAGTTCTTGAAGGCGGCCTCGCCCGCCGAGCTGCTCGTCGTGGGCACCCGGCCGGACCGCGCGGAGCTGTCGAAGCGCTTCGGCGCCACCGACTTCCGCACCAAGGATCAGGAGTTGCCGGGCGACTTCGACGTGGTCATCGAGACCGCCGGGTCGGCGGACGCGGCGCGCACGGCCGCCGCCCTGCTGCGGCGCGGCGGCCGGCTGGTCCTGACGGGCATCCCGGCGCCGGGCGCCGACGGGCTCGACCCGACGGACCTCGTCGTACGGCAGCTGGAGGTGCACACGGTGTTCGGCGCGGCGCCGGACGCGTGGGCGCACACGGTGCGGGTCTTCGGGGCCGGGCTGCTGGACCCGCTGCCGCTCGTCACGCACGAGCTTCCGCTGGCGGAGTTCTCGCAGGCCATCGAGTTGGTGGGGTCCGGAGACCCGACGGTGGGCAAGGTCCTACTGCGGCCATGA
- a CDS encoding aldose epimerase family protein, with translation MEEEQGSGASPVKEVFGKLADGTEIHRWSLENGGTRLKVLSYGGIVQSLEVPDAEGRYANVSLGFGTVEEYVADSPYFGALIGRYGNRLGEGRFTLDGTTYELSVNDGANSLHGGAGGFDKVVWEVEPFERDSEVGLYLTHTSADGDMGYPGTLDVRVTYTLTARGEWRIDYEASTDRATVVNLTHHVYWNLAGEGSGSVGDHRLTIAAGRYTPVDPGLIPLGEPAGVAGTPFDFRTGKTIAEDLRAADPQLLYAKGFDHNWVLDKGVTAEPEWAATLTDPASGRTLTVSTTEPGLQFYSGNFLDGTLVGPSGRIYRQGDALCLETQHFPDSPNKPSYPSTVLRPGETYRSTTVHAFS, from the coding sequence ATGGAAGAAGAACAGGGAAGTGGGGCGTCACCCGTGAAGGAAGTCTTCGGCAAGCTCGCCGACGGGACCGAGATCCACCGCTGGTCGCTGGAGAACGGCGGCACGAGGCTGAAGGTCCTGTCGTACGGCGGGATCGTGCAGTCGTTGGAGGTCCCGGACGCCGAGGGCCGGTACGCGAACGTCTCCCTCGGGTTCGGCACCGTCGAGGAGTACGTCGCCGACTCCCCGTACTTCGGAGCGCTGATCGGCCGGTACGGCAACCGTCTCGGCGAGGGTCGCTTCACGCTGGACGGCACGACGTACGAGCTGTCCGTCAACGACGGCGCCAACAGCCTGCACGGGGGCGCGGGGGGCTTCGACAAGGTCGTGTGGGAGGTCGAGCCGTTCGAGCGGGACTCGGAGGTCGGGCTGTACCTGACCCACACGAGCGCCGACGGGGACATGGGCTACCCGGGCACGCTCGACGTGAGGGTGACGTACACGCTCACCGCGCGGGGCGAGTGGCGTATCGACTACGAGGCCAGCACCGACCGGGCCACGGTCGTCAACCTCACCCACCACGTGTACTGGAACCTCGCGGGCGAGGGCAGCGGCTCGGTCGGCGACCACCGGCTGACCATCGCCGCCGGTCGCTACACCCCCGTCGACCCCGGTCTGATCCCCCTCGGTGAGCCGGCCGGGGTCGCGGGCACCCCCTTCGACTTCCGCACGGGCAAGACGATCGCCGAGGACCTCCGCGCGGCCGACCCCCAGCTGCTGTACGCCAAGGGCTTCGACCACAACTGGGTGCTCGACAAGGGAGTCACGGCGGAGCCGGAGTGGGCCGCCACCCTCACCGACCCGGCGTCCGGCCGCACCCTGACGGTCTCCACGACCGAGCCGGGGCTGCAGTTCTACTCCGGGAACTTCCTCGACGGCACGCTCGTCGGACCCTCCGGGAGGATCTACCGGCAAGGGGACGCACTGTGCCTGGAGACCCAGCACTTCCCCGACTCGCCGAACAAGCCCTCGTACCCGTCGACCGTGCTGCGGCCCGGGGAGACCTACCGGTCGACGACCGTGCACGCGTTTTCGTGA